One window of Nymphaea colorata isolate Beijing-Zhang1983 chromosome 11, ASM883128v2, whole genome shotgun sequence genomic DNA carries:
- the LOC116263901 gene encoding delta(7)-sterol-C5(6)-desaturase 1-like — protein MDEAYLGQFVRQTKLINEVILGGLLPAGGGGMLSWKELPHFGQTWLRNVLSVGAVYFVTCGLWCFYIYYLKRHVYFPSGSIPKRSTMLKQIWLSVKSTPLYSLLPTVTEYMVEKGWTKCFANIEEVGWPIYIFYTLVYVILVEFGTYWAHRELHDIKPLYKYVHAAHHKYNKEDDLSPFAGLALNPIDGIIQASPLVIALFLVPMHFLTYLVLAFVEGVWTINIHDCIHGKVWPVMGGGYHKIHHTTYRHNYGGYTIFMDWLFGTLCTPELEPHEKKSS, from the exons ATGGACGAGGCTTACCTGGGCCAGTTCGTGAGACAGACCAAGCTCATCAACGAGGTCATCCTCGGAGGTCTGCTTCCTGCCGGTGGTGGCGGAATGCTGTCGTGGAAGGAACTCCCACACTTTGGCCAGACGTGGCTCCGGAATGTCCTGTCTGTGGGCGCTGTCTACTTTGTTACCTGCGGCCTCTGGTGCTTCTACATCTACTACCTCAAGCGTCATGTATACTTCCCGAGCG GTTCAATACCCAAAAGAAGCACCATGTTAAAGCAGATCTGGTTGAGCGTGAAATCTACTCCTCTATATAGCTTGCTGCCCACGGTGACCGAGTACATGGTTGAGAAGGGCTGGACCAAGTGCTTTGCCAATATAGAAGAGGTTGGCTGGCCCATCTACATTTTCTATACCTTGGTCTACGTGATCCTGGTCGAGTTTGGGACCTACTGGGCTCACAGAGAGCTGCACGACATAAAGCCCCTTTACAAGTATGTTCATGCCGCCCATCACAAGTACAACAAGGAAGATGATCTGTCTCCATTTGCAG GGTTGGCATTGAACCCCATAGATGGTATAATTCAAGCGTCACCGCTAGTGATTGCGCTCTTCCTGGTGCCGATGCATTTCCTGACGTACCTGGTGCTTGCCTTTGTTGAGGGTGTGTGGACCATCAACATCCATGACTGCATCCATGGCAAGGTCTGGCCTGTCATGGGCGGGGGATACCACAAAATCCATCACACCACCTACCGCCACAACTATGGCGGGTATACCATCTTCATGGACTGGCTGTTTGGTACCCTTTGCACTCCTGAGCTGGAACCCCACGAGAAAAAATCCTCGTGA